Within the Lacerta agilis isolate rLacAgi1 chromosome Z, rLacAgi1.pri, whole genome shotgun sequence genome, the region TATACTATAAACATTCACAAACGGATCCATGGCGTGGGCTTCAAGAAGCGGGCTCCTCGTGCTCTCAAGGAGATCCGTAAATTTGCAATGAAGGAGATGGGGACTCCTGATGTACGCATTGACACCCGCTTGAACAAGGCTGTCTGGGCAAAAGGAGTAAGGAATGTTCCTTACCGTATCCGTGTGCATTTATCCAGAAAACACAATGAAGATGAGGATTCGCCTAATAAATTGTATACACTGGTCACATATGTGCCAGTTACAACTTTCAAAAGCCTACAGACTGTTAATGTGGATGAAAACTAATCTTTCATTACAATAAAAATGTtatgacattaaaaaacaaaaaacaaaaaaacaaaaacaaaaaccaccagtgaaggagagtgtggcttccagcaactggtatttggaagcagtCGTTGTGGCTAATAACCATTGAGAATCTTATCCTCCTTCATGAATTCATCTACCGGTAATCCTCTTCCAAAGGCATCCAGGTTACTGGCCATGACTGCCTCCTGTAGAAGTGAGTACCACAGTTTAACAATGCATTGTGTgaataggtctctctctctctctctctctctctctctctctctctctctctctctctctctctctctcttttcttcatgTCATCTTTTCTCCCAACaaatgtacttaaaaaaaacaaactcatcCCCTCTGCTgatcccctctcccccccccccttcgaacATCCAAGGCGGTGAAGGCATAGGCCTGCCCCTGAAGCAGATGTGCTGATGAGGAGAGGCAATAATTTATAATACACGGTGTTCTCTTTTAAGCCGTGGCAAATGCTGAGCTGCGGCTCTTTGGCTCCTTTGAAGTTTGGAGCTGTAATCTGGGGGAACCGTCTCGCTCTCTCCCTGCCTGGCTAGAATTCCCCCTCTTGGAAAGGCTCAGATGTCACAGAGACAGAACGCCTGGTGGAGGCTTCATCTCCAAATAGCGTTTCTCTAGGGATGTGGGGAGAGCAGTGAGATTCCTAGTCAGACCATCCTTTGATGCTAGAGGCCAACAGCCAAGGACTTGACTGGCTCTTTCAAATCGTTATTGGGTCCCAttcagcaggtctcttcttatgtttatCTGTAAcccaccttgagtcccatcagggaaaaaggtggggtaaaaataaatgtgtgttaataatggtggtggtggtgaggtttGTATGACTAGGaaggctattggcctgatctagcagcttCTTCTAATGTTCctatgactagatgggccagaggcctgatccagcggactcattttatgttcttatatttttaattggtttgtgtgtttttctCATGGCTAGGTGTACTCAGAGATGCAGTACTCCAGAGTTATGGAGTGTGTGTGCGTGCCCCATTATTATTTCACCAGCAGGGCCCCTGTCTCCACTGTCGGAAGAGCCCACCCAATGAGCCTGAAAAGGAGCTTTGTAGCCACTGAGgtcttctcaccctttgtgctgattggagccaataAGACTGAAAGATAGTGTCTCAGCCACTGAAGATGGTCTCCTAGGGTCCTTCTGGAGAAGGGGCACAGGAAGGCATCAAGATTTTGTCTGCTCCAAAGTTAAACCCTTAGAAACACTGACAACACAATGGgattcagtttcaagagaatggagTGCAAATTCTGTTATGTCCAATGGAACATCAAAGAAAACCCAACAAAAATACGAATGCTGTGCAATATGGTTATGACCTGTGTCAGTGCACCAGAaggttaaccagaaggttggtggttcagaGCTTCTCTTGCTTGGACTTATAGATAAACAACTAGAAAAAGAATATGGAATATTACTGCAATATATGATCACAGTGGTGAGATTGTTATATGCAAAAAGATGGAAGGACTTATTATTACCTAATATggttattgaaattaatggatttggctgagatggcaaagctgaTGTGGTTAATAATAGAAAAATCATTGTTGCCATTTATTAATGATTGGAAACCCCCCATGGACTTTTTGAGCAATAAGGAAAATAAGCTTGTGATATTTGGGTTCGAAGACTGGAAAAAAGGCTGGTTTGTGGAAAGTAGAATAGCTGAGTGTTATTATGAAGTAagaattttgttttaagttttaaagCTGATAGAGATGGAGAATcggaagttttttctttttctttgctcttcTTTATTTCGTTTCAATATTTATGTTAAAAAGATGCTTGATATTTGATGTTATTTtctgtatattatattttctttattttcaagctttaataaaaatcagttaaataGAAGGttgtggttcaagcccacccacgGACAGTTGTGGGttggattcctgccttgcagggggttggattagatgacccttcagatcccttccagttctacaaaaCTATGTTTCCATGACCTCCACTCTTTTTGTTATATTCTTAGAGTCAGTAATGGTATAGTggtaagagtgtcagactaggatctgggagacaagGATTATaatccccagtcagccatgaaaCTGGGTGACTTTGCGCCAGTTCCtctctcttagcctagcctacctcaaagcgttgttgtggggattaaatggatGAGAACCACATAAGCCAAATGTGAGTTCCATAGAAAAataggtgggatagaaatgcagtaaatgcagtgtgtgtgtgtgtgtgtgtgtgtgtgtgttttactttgaggatatttatttatttattcatcaatCACTTTTCTTAAGTTTTGGCTTACTTGCATGTaactaggttggcctcaactagggccagggccttctcaatattggccccgacttggtggaacagcctatcacaagagaccagggccctgcgggatttggcatccttccgcagggcctgcaagacggagctgttccacctggcctttgggttggtttctgtttaatatttatgcttcatcttttattggtgggatattttgaaattgagacctgcagttttaattgaattttaaaattgtattttaatctgttattttaaattgatcgtttttatgtttcttgctgtgattttaattgatgttagccgccctgagcccggttttctggctgggaagggcggggtataaataaaattattattattattattattattattattattattattattagtaaaaattattttgtaataaacaaacaaacaaatgcattttaatgcacattttaccataatataagcatttttgtgcacattgcttgcaaaatctggagataTGTGAATTGTAAAGGATCCATGTGTCagtaggttctcctttaaatgtgcactgaattgggtttctcctccatccccctTCCTGCGTAAGCATGCACAGGCTTGCAGCCTAAGACTCAAACAACAAGCCAACTTCAGATTTCTTTCATCGGGTGACAGCAGCCCCTCTAATCACAGTCCTTTAACAATTAGCCCTGGCATGGCTCTGGCATGTAATGGAGGTAGGGGCAAGAGGGCACTGCAAAGATGGCCAGGGGGCTCATTTTCACCTGCCCCTAACAGATGATCAGTGCTCTGACAGTCTGTAGCCTGAGGCTGTGCGATCCTGGTGCTTATGACGGGTCAGGTGGGATCCTTGCAGAGTTATCAAAAGGGTACCTGGTTCTCTGCTATTTCAGCAGGGGTGGAGGGGGCTGCTCCCCACTGACACAGCCTGGCTCAACTGCACCATCAATCTAAGTAGTTGCTTGGGGATGTCGTATTTTGtagtctggtgtgtgtgtgtgtgtgtgtgtgtgtgtgtgtgtggatgtgtgaaggggggggggttgccagtaAAAAGCAGCAAGCAAGATGAGAGCTCATCACCAGCATCTTCTGCAGCATAGGAAGGACAGAAAACGGTCTTCTGTCGAGTCatttggtccctctagctcaatattgtctaaaCTGATGGTCAACAGCATTCCAAAGTTTAAGgtcttttccccagccctacttggagatgccaggtattgagAATTAGATCTTCTGCAAGAACAGCACGTTCTCTTCCATTGAGTTATGCACCTTCATTCTCATGGCTCCGAACAAAGTATTGATTTATATGGGAAGTTCCTTTGAATGAAGTCAGATTGTTGGTCCACCTaggtcagtactgtctacactgaccggcagtggtcTCTtctcagtcctatctggagacTGAAGAAGTGACAATCAACATGCAAAGCATCTTAGCAACCCTAAGATATGGCCTttcttctaaaaagaaaataaggctCTAGTCCTAATAGTTCTGagtggttggcatctgtctgtcttgggagacaatgggggAGTGTGCCTTTGGAAGGTTTCTGCGCAtgatgtggctgtagagaccaatacaggagagtaATGTTTTCTTGCATCTGGGGCAGATGGAGGCATCCAATTTTGCTGTTGCACATGCGCCATGGCATGTCTTCTCTTTGCACTCATCTCAGTTGTCATTCATTCTctgatcactgctgtggatgcacaacctgtctctctccaggcactgtgatcgtctgcaagggatccccacatggcagggttgatgttgttGACTAAATGGATCAATTAAACAGGACCACAGGAAGCTGCGGGACGCAGGTGGccctatgggttaaaccacagagcctagggcttgctgatcagaaggtcggcggttcgaatccccgcgacggggtgagctcccgttgcttggtcccagctcctgcccacctagcagttcgaaagcacgtcaaagtgcaagtagataaacaggtaccactccggcgggaaggtaaacggcgtttccatgcgctgctctggttcgccggaagcggctttgtcatgctggccacatgacccggatgctgtacaccggctccctcagccagtaacgcaagatgagcgccgcaaccccagagtcggacacgactggacctaatgcttaggggtccctttacctttacctttacaggaagCTGCAATACACTGAGTCATACTtttggtccatccagttcagtactgtctgcattgactggcattactactactactactactactactactactactactacggtaAGCCagggtgtgtttttcttttaccATCTTCTTTCAGGCTTGGGGCACATTGAACAATCTGTGACCAGATTGTGCCTCGCtcatattttgatttttaattgtattgtttgaaTATTTGGGTGTTTGCTGCTGTCAGTGCGCCTTTGGAGAGAAAGCAGGGTAGAAATttcataaatgaatgaatgaataaaacaccTTCTGGGTCAAACCAGGAGTTTCAACTCTTTCTGCTGCTTCTACAGCAGATGCTCTGTGaacaggaggcactgctggtctcctcctacccctagggaggaaatggtagAGACTGCCCCCTGGGGTTTCCTGGGCTCTGCACCTACCTGGCATAATTCAGAGCAGGCCTGTTTCCCACCCATGACAGCCTTTGATCGCCACTTTAATCATTGGGTAAAGTTGATTTGATTCCCTCCCgctttcctgatgtagatcttcactcttGGGATGCACACGGCAtattgtggtttgcctcaggtgccaaaatgtattgggaatGCCCTGGTGCTGATGTTAGAATTcatggatatccaatgaagctgaattttagaaggttcaggacagacaacagAACGTCCTTCTCCATGCGGTGCTGTTAAACGATGGAACTCGCTCcttcaggaggcagtgaaggacacaaacctggatggctttaaaagaggtttagacaaatctATGGAGGAGAGGAATATCGACGGctactatttgtttgtttatttcataaaatttatatgctcctagattgtaaaaacaaaacaaagcctcaaaacaatttgcaaagagaataaaacaataacattctAAACATCTGGATAAGCTTATCTAAACAAAgatatttttagcaggtgccgaaaagagtacagtgaaggtgtttgcctgatgtcaataggtaGGGAGTTTCAgggtgtaggtgctgccacactaaaatatgtATTTCCTACAAATGTGGgtgttatgtggcacctgtatAACAGGGTCAGTTCCACAGATCAGTGTGGTTTAGTCAGTGAATAAGGGGTAAGGCAGTCTTGCAAGTAAGCTGGTTCCAAGCCGTTAAGGGATATGCTCTGCctttgcagttggaggcagcaatgcttctgaatgctaatTGCTGAAAACCGTAAGAGGCGAGACGGCTTATgtacttgaatcctgcttgctgatttCCGATTGGAGCATCTGTTTAGCCACAACTGGATGCTGGGCTACATGGACCTCATTCAGCagtctcttatgttcttatgcacaaTGTTTCTCTGTTAAATGCTCAGAAAGTGCGGGATGTGTTTGTGTTGTGAGCTCTGCTCGCGAAGCCTGGGTCTGGGGGTCCTTGGAAATTGAGATTTATTTTTAGCTGTTGTCTGCACAGCCTGAGCTATAAAAAGTCAGAGTGTGACAGCTGACACCCTGGCCAACTTGCCAGGGTCAGACTGGGGCCTGTAGATGTTACTCTGGAGAGCTGGTGCCAGGCGCCAACATTAGCAGCACATTTCCGCTCTATCTCAGGACATTGCGTGTCCAACGGAAGATTAAATCTGCCTCTCTGTCAGGAGGTGGAATCAAAGCCAGTTCCAGGTATTTTTGAGAGCTGATAGCATTGATAGTGCTTCTGGACCCCCATTGGGGTGAGTGCACCCAGCTGCTCTTGAGgggtgcagctcagtggcagagcctctgGTTTACATGCagaagaaggccccaggttcaatctccaatggtatctccaggtagggctgggaattcccctgcctgaaatcctggagagttgctgctgccggtcagtgtagacagtactgagccagatgaaccaaggtgaagaacataagaagagccctgatggatcaggggaaagggggcccatctggtccagcattctgttctcatggtgAGGAGCCAGGTGTCCATTAtcggaaacccataagcaggtaCGAGTGAaagagccactctcccctcctgaggtttcagaagcatgactgtcTCCAGCTGTGTACCATAAGGTCTAGAaccttactttatttttattttggaggaCATAGCTCCATGGTGAGcattattttgcatgcagaagctcccagattcaatctccaatggcatctccaggcagggctgagggaacactccttGCTTATAACCCTGCAGAGCATCTACCAATCAGTgcatacaatactgagctagatggaccaatggtctgacttggtattagGCAGCTTTCTATATTCATCTGATTCCTAATACACTGGTTCTACTTTGGGGATAGTGATGGTGCTTGGGCTAGATGTTCCCAACAGACCTTCATTGTGGAGGGCACCCAAattctcttcttctttgcctttgCCAGATccctttctccccgccccccttgacaggtgggtgggactgctcacttgtcaatcacctcacataagaccataagaagagtccggctgctggatcaggccaaaggccatctagtccagcatcctgttcctctcacaatggCTGACCGAATGCCTataatgggaagcccacaaacaggacctgagcacaacagcagtgatctgcccttctgtggtttccagtaacttcAGAAGCATTACCCTTCTCTGACTATGAagccgtcatggctagtagccattgacaaccTTTATCTTCTCTATGAATATGCCcagttcttttttaaagccatccaaattggtgactatcactgcctcctgtgggagtgagttccatagtttaattatgtactgtgtgaagaaggactttctatTATCTGTCAGCTTCATTGGACATCCgtgagttccagtgttatgataagagagggagaaaacccttTTTCTATTCACTTTCACTATGCCCTgcatctatctttctatctatacATTATCATATTACTTCTTTCacgcacaccatacatttaaagcactacaataccactttaaacattcatggctttCTTGCCTGTGTGGGAGGATGGACAggataaaaaattaataatcaacAACACCAATAAGAAACCCTAAAATTATCACCATTTAGCCAACTAAATGGCTATACAAGTTTGAAACTGGCCCAACCCAGTGGCAGCCTCTTCTCTCAACCCAGTCTTCcttgccttctttctctttcttcaccCCCACCTGACTTTTCCTCCTTcacccctccccttctccccttccccctcctctctcttctgTGGGGCATTGATTTTTCCATCCGTCAGCGAAACACCGAAGGAAAATAAAAGAGCCTCTTTGGCATCGATCCATGGAACTCTGCAGCCTCAGGTCAGGAAGGGTTTGGATCTCACACTCCCCTGGCATATAATTACCCCCAGACTCCCATGAACAAGGCTCTTTAGGAAACCCTGCAGGGACCCGCATTTCCAGCAAGTTCCAGGGGTCCCGTGTGTGCCCCCCCAGGAGGCCTAATCTACAGTGGGAGCTTATTTCTTTCCGTGTGTTGCAGAGCCTTTCATGAAAGCGTGTTGACAGGTGGGAGCGTTTCTGAATGCACACTGCGGATGCTAGTGGTGGGTGCAACATGCACACTGTCTCACTGTTCTTGGTAAGGCTCTGTTAGTCCTGAGTTTCTGCCGCAGTCTGCTTGAAATCATACTGTAGCTGTAATCTTACccacatcttgttgttgttgttgttgttcagtcgttcagtcgtgtccgactcttcgtgaccccatggaccagagcacgccaggcacgcctatccttcactgcctcccgcagtttggccaaactcatgttagtagcttcgagacaTCTAGTCCTAAGTAAAGCATCTAGTCCTAAGTAAAcattagaacataagaaaagcatgGCTcttggatgaggccaaagggtccatcaagtccagtatcctgctctcacagtgtcCAACAAGATGTTCATTATGCGAAGCCCATAATCTTgggattcccaacaactggtattcagaggcagactgctCCTGAGCATGGAGATTCTACTGTCGCCATAGACCTCCAGACAAACAGGCCttgcttctggatcaggccaaagggggcccatgtAGTGCAGCAATCTGGTCCCacaggggccaagcagatgcctgttaTAGgaagacctgagtgcagcagcgaTTCTCTctacttgtgattctcagcaactggcattcagaggcatcctgcctccaacagtggagggagtctggctggccaccatgagaattggatgctggactagatgggtcccctttggcTTAATCCACCAGGGCTCAacttatgttctacctccactgttggaggcagtatccttctgaataccagttgctgggaattgcaagtggggagggTGCGCTCTGATCCTGCTTTGGGGCATTCCTTTTGGGCAACTGGTTGGACATTGTGAAGACTGGAGGCTGTACTTGGTGAGCCTTTGGTGGCTTGATCTATCAGCCAGGTTATTCTTACATTTCCTAGGCTCCCGAGTGACCAGGTAAAATGTTCTTATGTATGCTTTCCCTGGCCCAGTCAAGGTTTTTTGCAGCCTGTGTTTGCGTGTGTGAGTCAGCCCAGAAGCATCCCGCAGCCAACCCCTGCCCTGGTCACACATTTTCATGACTCGCATAGAGAGCAAagtttgcagctgcagcagcctccATATCTCGGAAAATCTGACTCACTCTCACAacaagggaaggaggcagccagAGGCGAAAGCAGGGTGTGTGGAGGGAAGCCACGAGCAGATGTTCTGACATGTCAAGAAAGGGAGGATGAAATGATGGTCTGGGGCAAGCAGAGAGGGCCTATTTCCATGTCTCCTTCCTGCCCTGAAAGAAAGTTCTTGTTTCGTTCAGAAAAAGGTGAGGAATAGTGGTGGGCATGATAGAGGTGGAATAAAATGAAGGTATGGAGAaaagttttcttcttctctcctagCCGAGTGAAACTTGAAAACATCCAAAGAAGCAGGAGCCAGGAGAATTTCAATAGCTGTATTTGACATGATCAGATGAGGATGGAGCAACTACCCTATGAGGAAAGACTGCAGCATTCAGGCCCATGAGCAAGGATTGAGGTCTCTGACAGAGGAAAATGTTTTCATCTCAAAGGACACATTCCTCCATAGGGAACTTTGCAGGGACCACATGCCAGGGCTAGGCAGGGCCAGTTGCAACAGTAGGCAGAGTAACAGATGCTGAATGCCAGGCATGGGTTGGCTGAGGGCTGTATTCCCTTTTCAACAACCTTCTAGGAgccacatgcaagtggtgggtgggggcagaggaaaaagtgggtgggtggggtaagTGGTGTAACTCCAGCTATGTAAAAGCCAGGTGTTTCTACACACAGGTTTGTCAACTCTAGGGCTGGAGAACCTATTTCAGCCTGAGTGCTGCAATCCCATCTGCACAACCTTTGGGGGccacacatgccagtggtggatggAGCTAGGGGCAAAAGTGTAAGGAGCAATTAATGTAAATTTTGCTTTTGTACTAGTTTCTATACATGCCcctctgtatcctccatccaggaaaaCAAGAGACATGATCAAAGCTCATGGGCATGTTCCAGCTTGGCcataaacactcaaggagggtgtggagcagaactagtgaggggtgtggctttgggacagggtgtgtggcctggtagagttccaagggccacatagggaggcttggagggccacatctggtcCCTGGGTCTCACATTCCTCAGTGCTGCTGTAGGGCTATTCCAATATACACTCCCCTATACTGTGGGAATAGCAACAGACAGTTGCATT harbors:
- the LOC117040287 gene encoding 60S ribosomal protein L31-like gives rise to the protein MAPAKKGSEKKKGRSAINEVVTREYTINIHKRIHGVGFKKRAPRALKEIRKFAMKEMGTPDVRIDTRLNKAVWAKGVRNVPYRIRVHLSRKHNEDEDSPNKLYTLVTYVPVTTFKSLQTVNVDEN